The window AGCATCCTGAAAAGCGCGGAGCTTGCGGAATTGAATACTATGTCCCAGATGAATCTCGGCTCCTGTAGGATCGATGCCGAGCTTGATCCGCAGGGGACGATCGGTCTGAATCAGCCGTTTGAGTAAATTCTCCTGGGGGTGATCTGAATCGGCCTGGTCCGGAAAGATCTCGCTAATACCCCGACGAAGCCAGGAAAAGGATTGGCTGTCAATCATGTCATCTGCAGGAATTTACAATTCAGTTCACTTAATTTACCTTATGGGGAGTTTCGCTATATCAAATCTTCCATCTTGATAGACCTATAGGAAACTATAATGACCTCGATTCTGTTAGAACTGTGGTTAGATTTAATGACCTGATTGTAATCATCCTTTTTGTGTTGAGGAAGTGAGAGCGCCGTGTCAACCAGTAGCACCATCAGACAGAAGCAGCCTGAAAAACCTGTAAATGCCGTTGCGCCACTGCTCAGGTTCATTGGTGGCGTCACTCGGGTAACCAGTGGCACTTTGCTGGGAGTGACGATGCTAGCCAGTTCTGTAGTCGCTGGTGGCCTGGTGGGTCTGGCAATCAGTTTTCGCAACCTGCCCGATGTCCGGATCCTGCGGAACTACGTCCCGACGGAAACCACCCACATCTACGACATTCGCGGGAAGCTCCTGGCCACGGTCCATGGCGAAGCCAATCGTGAAGTGATTCCGCTGGACCGGATCTCGCCTCACCTGAAGCGGGCGGTGCTGGCGATCGAAGACAGCCATTTCTATAGCCATAAAGGCATTAACCCTGCAGGGGTGGCGCGCGCCCTGTTGGTGAACCTGGAGCGCAAGGAAACGGTGGAGGGGGGTTCCACTGTGACAATGCAGTTGATTAAAAATCTATTCCTGACCCCTGAACGATCGCTCAGCCGCAAAGTTGCGGAGGCAGTCCTTGCCATGCGGGTAGAGCAGATCATGACTAAAAATCAGATCTTTGAACTGTACCTGAATCAGGTGTACTGGGGGCATAACACCTACGGGGTAGAAACGGCTGCCGAGAGCTATTTTGGTAAGTCCGCTTCTAACTTGACCCTGGCAGAGTCTGCCATGATGGCTGGGCTGATTCAGGCTCCCGAAAATTACAGTCCTTTCCTCAATTATAAAATAGCCAAACAACGCCAGGTCACTGTTCTGAATCGGATGAAAGAACTGGGCTGGATTACTGCCCAGGAAGAGGCTGCGGCTAAAAAGCAATCGATCAAGCTGGGGAGAATTACCTCCTTCCAGCGCAGTCGGGCCCCTTACATTACGGAAGCGGTGGTGCAAGAGCTGACTAAGCGGTTTGGACGGGATGCCGTGCTGAAGGGTGGCATGCGAGTCCAAACGACGATCGATATGCGGCTCCAGCGCATCGCGGAGGAAACCGTGCGTCGAGGCCACGACAATCTCCTTTATCAAGGGGTCTATGCGGATCAAATGTCCCTGGTAGCAGTTGATCCCCGCACCCATTTTGTCAAAGCCATGGTGGGCGGGGTCGATTATAAGAAGAGCCAGTACAACCGGGCTATTCAGGCCATGCGTCAGCCCGGTTCAGCCTTCAAACCCTTTGTCTACTACACTGCTTTCGCCACCGGTCGGTATGCGCCTGATTCTGCGATCGCTGATAGCCCCGTCTCCTATCCAGATGGCTACGAGATGTACCAGCCGAAGAACTATGATGGCACCTTCATGGGGGTGATTACGATCCGCAAGGCGCTGGAGGTCTCCCGCAACATTCCAGCGATTCGCTTGGGCCAGGAAGTAGGGCTGAATAAGGTGATCGAAGTCTGCCGTACCCTGGGTATCAAGAGTCCGATCGAGCCTGTGATCTCCCTACCCCTGGGTGCCGTCGATCTGACCCCAATGGAAATGGCGGGAGCCTACGCCACATTTGCTAATACAGGCTGGCACTCTGAACCCACGTTCATTGTCCAGGTGACGGATAGTAACGGCAATCTCCTTCTAGACAATACGCCGAAACCTCAGTTGGTTCTGGACCCCTGGGCTGCCGCTTCCCTGAATGAAGTATTACAGGGGGTCATTAATCGCGGGACCGCAACAGTGGCCCAGATTGGTCGCCCAGCAGCCGGGAAAACAGGCACCACTTCTTCCGAGCGGGACATCTGGTTCGTAGGATACGTTCCCCAATTAGCTGCTGCTGTGTGGGTGGGCAATGACGATTATAGCCCTCTGGGCCATGGTGCAACTGGCGGCACGTTTGTGGCCCCCATTTGGCGCGACTTTATGGAGCAAGCGATGCAGGGAGTTCCAGTAGAGCGGTTCCGCCCTGCCTCAGAGTTTGATCGGCCCTAGCCTTGCTTTTCCAGGTCAGCTTTCATGCGTTCCAGGGTCAGGTTCATCTGGTCGAACATCTGTTGGGGGGTAATGCCAAACTGCCCCAAATGGGTTTTGAGCTGTTCAACGGTCATTTGAGCCATAAAGTCTTCTGAAAGCTCAAAGCGTTTCATAAACACCCGGTAGCGGTCCATTAGAGTTTCCATCTGTTCGATGAAAATCTTTTTGCCCTCCAGATCAAATTTTCCATAGCCAGTACCTAGCTGTACCAGGGATTGATAATCCTCAAACAGCTGTTTGGCTTCATGTTGAACGATTTCAGAGTCAAAGAATCCCATTTTCTTATCGGTGTCGCTTGTTGATAGAAGCTCGTTTGCCTGCAGTGGCAGATCCGATCAGGGGCCTCAGAGCCCGACTGCGGTTCATCCTCGGCCTCCAAACTCTTCTATCATCTTAGTGCAGCCCAGGTTTACTGGGGAGTACGGTGCGGGTTCGGAATCCTCGGTATTTTCCCTACAGCGTCCAGATTAAATCATTTATTTTTCACTAGATGTGGGTTGTTTGGGATCTCTCCAGCGAGTTAGGATACAGCACG of the Leptolyngbya sp. 'hensonii' genome contains:
- a CDS encoding penicillin-binding protein 1A — translated: MSTSSTIRQKQPEKPVNAVAPLLRFIGGVTRVTSGTLLGVTMLASSVVAGGLVGLAISFRNLPDVRILRNYVPTETTHIYDIRGKLLATVHGEANREVIPLDRISPHLKRAVLAIEDSHFYSHKGINPAGVARALLVNLERKETVEGGSTVTMQLIKNLFLTPERSLSRKVAEAVLAMRVEQIMTKNQIFELYLNQVYWGHNTYGVETAAESYFGKSASNLTLAESAMMAGLIQAPENYSPFLNYKIAKQRQVTVLNRMKELGWITAQEEAAAKKQSIKLGRITSFQRSRAPYITEAVVQELTKRFGRDAVLKGGMRVQTTIDMRLQRIAEETVRRGHDNLLYQGVYADQMSLVAVDPRTHFVKAMVGGVDYKKSQYNRAIQAMRQPGSAFKPFVYYTAFATGRYAPDSAIADSPVSYPDGYEMYQPKNYDGTFMGVITIRKALEVSRNIPAIRLGQEVGLNKVIEVCRTLGIKSPIEPVISLPLGAVDLTPMEMAGAYATFANTGWHSEPTFIVQVTDSNGNLLLDNTPKPQLVLDPWAAASLNEVLQGVINRGTATVAQIGRPAAGKTGTTSSERDIWFVGYVPQLAAAVWVGNDDYSPLGHGATGGTFVAPIWRDFMEQAMQGVPVERFRPASEFDRP
- a CDS encoding DUF1825 family protein is translated as MGFFDSEIVQHEAKQLFEDYQSLVQLGTGYGKFDLEGKKIFIEQMETLMDRYRVFMKRFELSEDFMAQMTVEQLKTHLGQFGITPQQMFDQMNLTLERMKADLEKQG